CAGCTGGCGGTTTTCTGCTTCCAGGTCGACCGACTCGGCCGGGGTGCCAACACCGGATTGTTTGTGGGTGCGGACCCAGACGCGCAGTGTTTCCTTGCTCACGCCGAGCTCGCCGGCGATGCGGGTGACCGCACCCCGGGCCGTGTCAGGGTCGGCTTGGGCGTGGAGCACGAGTTCTATGGCGCGCTGCTTGAGCTCTGGGGTGTACTTGACGGGCACGTAAGGGGTTCCTTTTCCAGTTTCCTACCCTCCATTAAACCCGGGGCGAACCAGTGCATCGACGAGTCCGGCAACACCATCATCGAATTCTCTGATGGCACTGTCGTGACGGTGAACAAGGGTGAATGTGCGGCATGCGGGGGA
Above is a window of Corynebacterium suedekumii DNA encoding:
- a CDS encoding transposase gives rise to the protein MPVKYTPELKQRAIELVLHAQADPDTARGAVTRIAGELGVSKETLRVWVRTHKQSGVGTPAESVDLEAENRQLRAELAEAKRANDILKKASAFSRRNSTAHTSDRAIHRRQPCPVRGRAHHPCPGYHQREDSPEHVLRPQIPA